A DNA window from Pogona vitticeps strain Pit_001003342236 chromosome 2, PviZW2.1, whole genome shotgun sequence contains the following coding sequences:
- the LOC110091286 gene encoding nmrA-like family domain-containing protein 1 codes for MEATQKKTVVVFGATGAQGGSVAQALLDDGTFGVRAVTRDPSQPAAQALLSRGAEVVKGDLNDLPVLEQIMFGAYGAFVVTAGDSSKEQESNQGRNSAEAAKHQGLKHVVFSGLDHVEKVTGGRLEVPFFDSKGEAEAHYQKLGVPFTSVRLPCYYENFLNFCPPQKEPGKDVYTIAMPMGDTPIHAMSVSDLGPVVLNILKAPEIYIGKTINLSVEALTVQGFASILSQHLGKDIQDAKISVEAYEQQGPKAYADMYRYLQMKTSYDEALTRQLNPRAKSFQQWVEENKLKFQDL; via the exons ATGGAAGCCACTCAAAAGAAGACAGTCGTGGTGTTTGGAGCTACAG GTGCACAGGGAGGTTCGGTTGCTCAGGCCCTCCTGGATGATGGTACTTTTGGTGTCCGTGCTGTGACTCGTGatcccagccagccagcagctCAAGCCCTGCTTAGCCGTGGAGCGGAGGTGGTGAAAGGAGATCTAAATGACCTTCCTGTGTTGGAGCAGATCATGTTCGGAGCCTATGGAGCCTTTGTGGTCACTGCTGGGGATTCCAGCAAGGAGCAAGAAAGCAATCAA GGCAGGAACAGCGCAGAGGCTGCCAAACACCAGGGTTTGAAACACGTTGTCTTCAGTGGACTCGACCACGTGGAGAAAGTCACGGGTGGGCGCCTGGAGGTACCATTTTTTGACAGCAAAGGAGAAGCGGAGGCCCATTATCAGAAGCTCGGGGTGCCCTTCACAAGCGTTCGGCTGCCTTGCTATTATGAGAACTTTCTGAACTTCTGCCCCCCACAGAAGGAACCCGGGAAAGATGTTTACACTATAG CAATGCCCATGGGTGATACCCCCATTCATGCCATGTCTGTGTCTGATCTGGGTCCTGTGGTTCTTAACATCTTAAAAGCCCCCGAAATCTACATAGGGAAAACCATCAATCTCTCGGTGGAGGCGTTGACGGTCCAAGGTTTTGCCAGCATTCTGTCACAACACTTGGGAAAAGACATCCAAGATGCAAAG ATCTCGGTGGAAGCCTATGAGCAACAGGGTCCCAAGGCCTATGCTGACATGTACCGATACCTCCAAATGAAGACAAGTTATGATGAGGCCTTAACCCGTCAACTGAACCCCAGAGCCAAGAGCTTCCAGCAGTGGGTAGAGGAGAATAAGCTGAAATTTCAGGATCTCTGA